One Malus domestica chromosome 11, GDT2T_hap1 genomic region harbors:
- the LOC139189492 gene encoding uncharacterized protein translates to MPLFRLIYGKPCHLPIELEHKAHWVVKTFNLDIDAAGIHRKLQLNELEEIRHEAYENARIYKEKTKAFHEKMICSKTFSIGQKVLLFNSPLRLFLVQIQSFKTGQEFKVNGHRLKPYYDLFEEHVVEETPLHAVGSNEV, encoded by the exons ATGCCTttatttcggctcatctatggcaaaCCGTGCCATCTTCCTATTGAATTAGAGCACAAGGCACATTGGGTTGTCAAGACATTCAATTTGGACATAGATGCTGCTGGAATTCATAGGAAGCTacaattgaatgaacttgaagagattaggcacgaggcttatgagaatgctcgaatttacaaagagaagacaaAGGCATTCCATGAAAAGATGATTTGTAGCAAGACATTTTCaatagggcagaaagtgttacttttcaatTCCCCCCTACGTTTATTTCTCG tccaaatccaaagttTCAAGACTGgccaagaattcaaggtgaacgggcatcgtttgaagccttACTACGACCTTTTTGAGGAGCATGTGGTGGAGGAaacacccctccatgccgtgggctccaatgaagTCTAA